In Cryptomeria japonica chromosome 1, Sugi_1.0, whole genome shotgun sequence, the sequence aaaggtagagatggtcTTTTCCAGATCTTTCCTCCCCAGGGGTGGATCAAGGCCAATTTCGATGGGGCATCTAAGGGAAATCCTGGCAATGCTGGATATGGGGGTATTATCAAGAATTTTGCTGGAGGTTGTCTTGTGGCTATTGATGGTCCTTTGAGTAGCCAAACAAGCCATTATGTTGAAGCTTTGACTGCCCTTAATACTCTGATTATtgctaaaaatctcaatcatgacaaATTATGGTTGGTGGaatattctcttaatattattaaatgcgtAAAGGGTGAAGCTGAGCCTTCGTGGTccatcaaaaatatcatttttaagtcCAGAGAAATTATTACTAGTTTTAAATCTGTTATTATTGAGCATGCCTTTAGGGAAAAGAATGTCGCCACAGATAGTCTTGCTAACCTTGACATTATATCCAAAAAATaaagcatatggaatggtgaagataatattgattttaatattaaagaactcattAGAAAGGACAAAATTATGGAGAAAGAAAGATTGCATTTTAATCATAGTTGTATTAATGATTAAACGTAAAAACTTTAAAAAGGAGATGATAGCTTGTCATAAGGGTAGAgttttaaataagaatattaaaaatttgcatgctttgtgggtgcttATTTTCAAGTGTCTGAGTGTCATCTAGAAGCTCGCTTCGAATTTGTTGAAACAAAAAAATTACAGAACGAATCCAAGAATGGGAGGTGACCTTAGAAGAGAGGAACCCGATAAACTTTCTAGATGGCAGGAGATGCCCAAGGTCTGGACGAAGCTAGACAAGGGTTTTATGATGCTGTTTATGGAAAAAatggtggattatgacaaaagaAGAGATAACTTGGCAGTTACTAGAGTGACTGAAAACTAGAAAAATGGCaatttcaaaattcatggtgtcAAATTCAAGCTGGACACGGACCTCATCTCTACACTCACATGTATACCCCATACTGGCCTCAATTTATTTAGGGACCTGAAAGTCTCCAATAATGCTTTGAAGCTCTTTTTGCACAAAGATACGCGTATAACATTAAGaaattttggggttttgtgcttaatgccattatggagtatatcactGTGGAGGGCCGcttcactagggtccatacctatcactttgtgcttctgaaccactttaggcatgagaaaagggtgtctcttccttATTACCTTTCCAGGTCCTTGTCGTGCTCGTTGAACAAGCACAGTAAGAACCCCTCTTATCTTGTGCTACATTAtggtcttattttgctcatttatgagcattgtaagattttgaCGATTCATGAAAACAAAAAGTTGTCGGTGTCCCCAAGCAAATCCAAGAGAAAAAGTGAGGATTCTAGGCCTAGCAAGGATGAGCAGAAACATAGTAAAAAGGCTAAAAAAGGCTCTGCAGAGAAAAATGTGGAGGACACAGATTTGAGCCATAAACATAAGGATGTGGAGGTTGATTCTGAGTATACGGGGAAAGAAGGTAGTGATATGGAGACTGATGATACTGACAGGCAGAGAGTTGGAAAtatgaggaagtgggggaagaggaaggaggagaagaggaagattccGATAAAAAAAGATCGGTCAAGGAAACATCCAGAATGGACAGTGgtaatgagaaggaaaaataggaagaggatgaggataaTAAGGAGGAACCTACCCACAGTGCGAGCCCTGGTGATCTCAACAACTAGCCCATGGAGGAGCCAGATAACCAGAAAAAATAGGAGGACAAGGAAATAGAAACATAGttgaacaaggataaggaggatacgCGAATGGAAAAGGATAGAGCTGGTGATGAGATGAATACTGGTATGCTTATCCTAGATAAGCTTAAGAACCAGTCTGATGCTCGTCTGGGTTTCGATAGATGGGtttatgaaataattaataaaatagaaaaaaaagctAAACATCAGGAAGAGAAGGGACAAAAAGGTGAAAGCAACCTGGAgcaatggaaaaaggaaatggacaaAAAGGGGGATAAGATGGAAATTCAGATCATCAAGCTGGAGGAAGGGAAGGCTGCCATGAAGAACTTCCTGATTTTTATTTCGGAGATCCTCAACTCTGTGACCAGGAACATGGAGGAAATAGCCAAATACCTTGATGGTCCCAGCCCTACCAAGTCTATTGTGGACCTAGATGCTGAAGAAGCTGCTACTAAGGctgggaatgtggatagtgctcctaGAGGTGCGACTAAAAGGACCAGGGCGAGCTTGAAAAAGGCTGCCTTGGCTTCTTcaaaggaaatcccaattctcagggagaatatcaaataaatgcaagggattagcgagaaattggctaatgcccttacaAACATATTGTAATTTatcttttttctatttttgctaGTTGTTGTTGGTAGTGTTGGACTTTTGTGTTGGCTTTTGTCTAGTACTTTGCTGGTTTTTTCGTTGTCTGTCCCatttagtttcttaatgcttttatcttttatgggtcctttgtaaagggtttcgtgTCCCTTCAAAACCTAATTTTCTCGTAATAAAAAACATGACAGTATACCAATGCAATTGTGCATCATATATTCTCTTACACCACTTATGTTATTATAAATTCTCTTCCATGTATTACATGAAAATATATTCTCTTTAATATATCTACAAAAGTCATGGACATGTAAGCATTGCATTTCTGCCCATTTTTGGATGTGACAGTTAAACTCATGGTACTATTCTAAGAGACTCAATTgttcaaagtttcaagaattattTTAGAGGGGTTCCTAAAATTGCTTCATCATGATTCATCTATTTGTGATTAGGGAGAATGCTAGAAAGTAGGTCATATGATGCGAAAATATGATTAGAGGTAATAATACTAAAGTGAGTGTAAAAATATAATGTAAAAATTgtaaaatagataattttttacctaattttttattattattttaaaatgtgTAATTAAAAACACAAATCCAAAAGCATATTCTCTCAATCTCTCCTTCACTTTCTTACACTCTTATATACATTCTTACTTTGAAATACACTTAAACAATCAGTAAAGCAATTCTTATGTGATAAAATAAATTTCTATTatagaaattaaaattaaatgtcaCCATAATGTTGAGATAAAGGTTGGCGATAGTATTTCCACTGAATAAATGGGCCAgatcaaaccaaaaataaaataaaataagggtcAAAGGAATGATCACATGTTCACGACAAAGCTTGTGTTTTCTATCCAAGAAACAATCTAGATCCAAAAcatgataaaaataataatagcTGTTGGTCAGTCCAAATAATGGATAAGGTCAAGCTATTTGAATTGAATAACAGTATaagtttttttaaataaataatttatggcAAAAGGACGAAGAGCAGGTCAATTTATCCTTAAAAAAATAATAGAGAAAAAGAAATTTATTGActtgaacaaggattgaaagaattaaGAAACGTGTAAATTATAAAAAGAGATACACACCCACGCATAATAACGAGGAAAAATAGTCGAGATAAATTATCCATGGACTCACTCTCACCACGTTTTTAATTTTGCTTGTCTGCAAAAGAAACGTGTAGACTTGAATTTGCAGCCGCAGTTTTTGTTCCAGTCAAGATCTTGAACACTGCCAGCAATTGGTGAATAAATCAATAAATTATTCCATATTGGAATTTCATGGATGGTGGCTCACATGGCGGCGCTATAAGTTGGAATGTACGTAAACACTTGCTGACCAGATAATTGCCTTTTTGCctttttaatattttgaaaatttcTCGTTCTTTTGAATTTTCTAAAGGGAAAATTCCCAGAAGTTTCAATGCTCTAACTCATGTAAAGGGTAAAGTTGTATAAGATGCTTCATAATGAGGGGGGAAAATGTGCAGAATGGTTCAATTTCCAATGTTCATTATGAACATGGAAAATAATTATGCACAGATGTGTGTGAGCTCTTGTAGTGTAATGCACGATGATATTTTCAAGACAAGAGCCGCCATTATAGGAGGTGTAGATTATTTGGCCATGTCGGGTAATTTTCCTAGGGAAGATTTAGTTATTACAGATCGTGTTTGGGCCGATGGGTACAGTACTTATGGGCAGCAGCTGCCTGAACAATATCATAACGTAGCCTGTCATGAAGTCATGGGGATTCCAGAAATTTCAAGGTACTCTCTGGGCTATGGTTTGTTTGATAATAATCTCTATCCCCATAGTAGATCAAAATCAAATAGTGCATTCAGGAATTACATAAAAGAGTCTACAGAAGGAGCCCAATCGTGTTTGGCACCCGCAGTGAAACAGAAATCAGTAAAGAGGTGCTTCGATTTTCTAAGGATGACGTATCAAAATAGCAGAGATAAGTCAAGATGGGAAACAAATGGTGGCTTGATAGAGGAGTCATATGCAGTTGCGCATAAGATTGCTGAGCGTAAGAGGAGAAACAAACTCAGTCAACACTTTTTGGCTCTACGTTCTCTTCTTCCTCACAATCCCAAGGTGAGTTTTTTGTAGTCTTTTTCATAGGTTTCCTTTTGTTGTTACTGTTTCTCAGTAGCTTTCATCATGTGGGCTTATGGGTGGCTCCTTTTGCATTTTGATGATTATATGGTGTTTTAAATTTGTGGTTGCAGAAAGTTGATAAAAGTTCCACACTATCAAATGCTATTATGGAGCTTAATCGGCAAAAGCATCGCATAGAGGAGCTTGAGCAACTGAATCAAAGCCTAACCAATGCAGTTAGAGAGAACTCTATGAGTGAAGCTTGTAGTAGCTTATCTTATGGCTGCGCAGTAGATTCAAGAAGAGATGCGCTGAAGCATTGCATTTGTGAAGAAGTAGTTGTACTGGTTGAGAAAACCAGCATTCCTGATGAATCGATCATTGAAGTAACCATGAAAAAGATAGCATCCAATTGTACTCACATGGACACCATTGTTACAGTGGATAAGTGCTTGAGAGACATGAAATTGGAGGTGTTGAGAATCGAATGGAGGGAGTTGGACTCAACAAGCCAAGTAATTGAGGGGACAATCCGCAAGAAAACAAAGGTACTGCCTTGTGCACAAAAGTTTTTTGTTCGTATAAATAgggtaaattttgatttcatactGAAATTGAACAACTTTGTTTGTGTTGCATGGTGAAGGGAGAACGATGGGAGACAAAAGAGATTAAGGCCGCAGTGAAGCATGCTCTGACTGGGAGCTGAGAGTCCTTAATTTAGAACATAAACGGTTTTTATGATAGGGCAGTATGAATCTGAGTTTTTGAGAAAAGGGGCAGGCAAATTTCAATGTCCCAAAAGTATTGTACGGACATAGGAGGACTGTTCAGTAACGATCTGTGTTTTCTATTGGCACACTGGtttacttttcttttctttcctttcctttttggcCCTTTATACGCATACTGTTATATTTGCAATTTTCAAACCACTACAATATTATATTTTTGCGATTTTCAAAAAAATACAATCCTATCTGTTATACTTTGCAATTTTCAAACAACTACAATCTTATACTACAATTTTCAAACATCTGTACAATCTTGTATGATTAATATTTTGTGGCTGCCAAATATTCAACTTTCTCAATTAATAGTCAATTCATGTTAAGatatgttatggtgtactttcaagtatatttatacatattcttTAAAGTTCAAGACTAATATTGGTCAATAAAAGTTGTGTAAGAATGAAGGGTAAATTTACTAATAAAAGTTGTGTAAGAATGAAAGGTAAATTTactattgattgattgattatgaaagTATGTGGTGTTTAGGTAGAATAGggtttaaattgattaattattaatttttactAAAATTAAAAGTTATTTCTATTGATTGACTAAAAGATCAATAGAATGAATTTAAAAATATGttttgattaagataaacaattttgactagagctatgaatcAAAAATGAGTTTTGATAAAAACTCAAAACTTTAATACAACAAAAATAACGAGCAAGAAATAACCATCAAAGGGATAGGCCTAGAAAAGACCTCAAAAAGTTGATAAGAAGCTACAAAAACACTTCAATTAAGGTAAACACTTTTGACTAGAGATATGAATCAAAAATGATTTTTGGAGGGAACTCAAAACTTtaatacaacaaaaacaacaaggaGCAAGGAACAACCATCAAAGGGATAAGCCTAGAAAAGACCTCAAAAAGTTGATAAGAAGCTACAAAAACACTTTGATCTTAAGGTAAacacttttgactagagctatgaatcGAAAATGAGTTTTGGAAAGAACTCAAAACTTTAATACAATAAAAACAAAATGGAGCAAGGAACAACTATCAAAGGGATAAACCTAGAAAAGACCTCAAAAAGTTGATAAGAAGCTACAAAAACACTTTGATTAAGGTAAACACTTTTGACTAGAGATATGAATGGAAAGTGAGTTTTGGAAAGAACTCAAAACATTAATACAACAAAAATAAGGAGCAAGGAACAACCATCAAAGGGATAAACCTAGAAAAGACCTCAAAAGGTTGATAAGAAGCTACAAAAACAACGTAACAAGAATGATGAACAAACATTCAAGACGGTTTAAATTCAAACCTCATCAATGGGCACTGCATAGGAGCAAGATCGAGATGGAAAGTTATGCTAATATTGAAGGATAAATAAAACTAGAAGAACTATTACACAACTTCTAAATTTATTTCAACCATGCAAGATCTTATACCCATGTTAATGCGATTCTTGTCAACATCCAACACCTTGTTGTGATCAAAGCTTTAGGAAATATTACAAATAGTGACAAGTCTTGAGAGGAAGATATAAAAGAATTCAAAACCAAACAATAAGATATCATTTTGGAATTCCTTTTTTttgtggtgaaagaagagtgaagagGGTGCATAATAAGCTTCTTGTTCCTATACACCTAACTTTGAGCACAATTTGAAATTCGTAGGAAAAACCTTTCCAATTTCTACACAAACATGAAATcaagtgcatttttttttttcaagattttgtaaTATTTTAAATGGTAACCTATTGGTAATAGCATTATCAATAccatccaaggggttgagcttaattggttaaaacactgggttctcactatggagacccaagttcaattcccaatagggacatctgaagtggaattctaagttgtgactcttggccttccataggatggggaaggtcttggggtcaatctaatcaaacagaataataataataattcaaagatatgtaatggggatggggccccctactgtgtccccactggttcatagctctagtcgaAAGCTATTCAAGCTTCGGTCAATTACcgatcaaatttttttaaaaaaaaatagcattATCAATACCTTTGATACTTTTATCCTAGAATTCTATGGGAGCTTAGGTAGATGAACCTAAATATCAACCATGTTAAATTAGGTAGCATCAAAGCTAGTAGTCCATATTTATAAATGAAGGTAGGTCATACCAAAAAAATGGGGACCTCTTTGTAAAAATATAAAATAGTCTTCCATGGATTGAAAGGAGAATATGAGCTATCCATTTAACACATTTTTACTTGAAACGGTAGAGTATTTGGATTCCCAAATACATATAACATCAAATTTTGActaataatcaaaatgattatcaGTAAGAGAATATTGCATTCTCATAGTGGTTCTATCCACTAACAGGAGAAGAACCCTAAAGAAAGAACTTGTTGGAAAAATTGAGTCCTATAAGATAGGGTCCAAAGTGGTAACATGAGGTGTTATGAAAGAGATGAAATCTCCTTTGCAAAAATCATGTGTCATACTCAAGATAGGAGAAGGGATACCACAATTCTTAGTGAACTCCTCAATAGGGAGAGGAATGGGAATGACCTCATAGGTAGGGAACCCCTTGCCCAAGCCAACTCCAAAAATTTGAGAGGGCTCAATAACCACTAATAGTGAATCATCAAGATGAGAATGAATATTTGAGTCCTAGTGAATACATGAAAAAGTATGAACTAAATCATTTTGTATTTtgggagtaaaaatgatagaatgAGACCAAAAATCTAATGATCCTTCATTGTGTTAGGGGGGAGGAGTCACTTGCAACATAACCTTATTAGGGCACCCACCAAATAGTGGAACATCTCCAGCATGAGAGTGAGAAGGTAGCACAACAAGAAAGATGTAGAAGCTAGCCCAAGACCAACAATCCACTGAGCCCTCATCATGTTAGGGAGGATGAGTCACTTGCGACATAACCTTATTAGGGTACCCACCAAATAGGGGAACATCTCCAACATGAGAGTGAGAATCTATCACAACAAGAAAGATGTATGGGCTGCCACCTTGGGAAGGAACCCCTTACACATGTTGAAATATGAACAAAGAGAAGTTAGATGATTTAGCTTTATCTTTTCTAGTGAAGTTAGATGCACCTCCTTTACTTTTTTCAACCAATTTCTTTGCTACCTTTTTCATAAAATTGATATTTGTTGATTTTCTCTGTACCTCCTCTTTCAATTTCTCCCTCGGGGCTTGTGGCTAGATATGAATGATCTACACCTAATGGAAGAGTGGTTGTTTCCATAATGAACTTCAAATAGGAATTCAAATTCTAGACTTGTTGCTTTTCGATTAGTTATTTGATTGTTTCTCCTTTTTTATTCTTTGTATTAACTTTGTGGTAGATAATTTAATATTATGGATATCACCATCATAAGTTGAATGACCAAGGTTGATCCTAGTTATAACAAAATCAGTTGGTTTAGCTTCACTCATA encodes:
- the LOC131042744 gene encoding basic helix-loop-helix protein A, translating into MFIMNMENNYAQMCVSSCSVMHDDIFKTRAAIIGGVDYLAMSGNFPREDLVITDRVWADGYSTYGQQLPEQYHNVACHEVMGIPEISRYSLGYGLFDNNLYPHSRSKSNSAFRNYIKESTEGAQSCLAPAVKQKSVKRCFDFLRMTYQNSRDKSRWETNGGLIEESYAVAHKIAERKRRNKLSQHFLALRSLLPHNPKKVDKSSTLSNAIMELNRQKHRIEELEQLNQSLTNAVRENSMSEACSSLSYGCAVDSRRDALKHCICEEVVVLVEKTSIPDESIIEVTMKKIASNCTHMDTIVTVDKCLRDMKLEVLRIEWRELDSTSQVIEGTIRKKTKGERWETKEIKAAVKHALTGS